A stretch of the Fusarium musae strain F31 chromosome 2, whole genome shotgun sequence genome encodes the following:
- a CDS encoding hypothetical protein (EggNog:ENOG41): MLNLSNKVALIIGLGQTGTEGWGIGAACAVTLARQGAIIFGGNRTLVSTTKTKETIEAEGGTCDIIATDATDSASVKALVDACMKKHGRIDILLTSVGQSQPGDPASMSEEVWDSQMDINLKSVYLACHHVLPIMESQNTGSIICISSIAGLRYIGKPQVAYNTAKAAILQFVKATAVIYAPKGVRLNAVVPGLMNTPYTRSLAERFGKGYDEFCKGREEQVPMGRMGDAWDVASAVVFLAADEARYVTGQRIVVDGGITSSTGRA; the protein is encoded by the coding sequence ATGCTCAACCTCTCAAATAAAGTTGCCCTCATAATCGGTCTCGGCCAAACAGGCACCGAGGGCTGGGGAATCGGTGCAGCATGCGCCGTGACCTTGGCACGACAGGGAGCTATCATCTTTGGCGGAAACAGAACACTCGTTTCGACTACAAAGACCAAAGAGACTATCGAAGCAGAGGGTGGAACATGCGATATCATCGCCACAGATGCTACAGACTCAGCTTCTGTAAAGGCGCTCGTTGATGCTTGTATGAAGAAGCATGGGCGGATCGATATCCTTCTAACAAGTGTTGGACAGTCCCAACCCGGAGATCCTGCATCTATGAGTGAGGAGGTTTGGGACTCGCAGATggacatcaacctcaagagcGTCTATCTCGCATGCCATCACGTCCTCCCAATAATGGAATCTCAAAATACCGGTTCAATAATCTGCATCTCCAGCATCGCAGGACTCCGATACATCGGCAAACCCCAAGTAGCCTACAACACCGCCAAAGCAGCAATTCTACAATTCGTCAAAGCCACCGCCGTAATTTACGCTCCTAAAGGCGTGCGCCTAAACGCGGTCGTGCCTGGGCTTATGAACACGCCTTATACAAGAAGCCTGGCGGAGAGGTTTGGGAAGGGGTATGACGAGTTTTGCAAGGGGAGGGAGGAGCAGGTTCCGATGGGGAGGATGGGGGATGCGTGGGATGTAGCGAGTGCGGTTGTGTTTTTGGCGGCTGATGAGGCGAGATATGTCACTGGGCAGAGGATTGTGGTTGATGGGGGGATAACGAGCTCTACGGGGAGGGCTTAG